In Methanosarcina barkeri MS, a single window of DNA contains:
- a CDS encoding ABC transporter permease, with protein MYEVKIALRQVLSRKKQTLFSILAVALAVAVITVMMALLSGFQGELLKSSIEDNPHIVINPQDEKEEFIHLYKYNSALISEKEGVIAASPKYIGQVALKYRDNAEGVSLQGVDPMAEESVMRVGEDVVEGDFTALIHTRYGILLGDQLAKNLDVNVGDRVDAVFPGSQTTSFKVIGLFHTGTSADEVTAYARLDSAQDFFNEPGVVSNIGVRVADPYQADAIASSIEGETRLDAVSWGEANSEILSFLDIQKVSVNILYFLIYAIAGFGIANTLITVVAQRTREIGILKAMGTSRKSIMAIFLFQSMIIGVIGLMFGTILGYISIIALQNYEIEVPPETYFGLQTLPIEIEPLNFLYAAFFAFIVNIFSGIYPAQKAAKLDSVKAIESA; from the coding sequence ATGTATGAAGTGAAAATCGCTTTGAGGCAGGTATTATCCAGAAAAAAGCAGACCCTTTTTTCTATACTTGCCGTTGCCCTTGCAGTTGCCGTAATCACAGTAATGATGGCATTGCTTTCTGGCTTTCAAGGAGAGCTTCTAAAGTCCAGTATTGAGGACAATCCACATATTGTTATCAATCCTCAGGATGAAAAAGAGGAGTTTATTCACCTCTACAAATACAACTCGGCCCTGATCTCCGAAAAAGAGGGAGTTATAGCTGCTTCCCCCAAATATATTGGACAGGTGGCGCTTAAATACAGAGACAATGCCGAAGGGGTTTCTCTTCAGGGAGTTGACCCAATGGCTGAAGAGAGTGTTATGAGGGTAGGTGAGGATGTTGTGGAAGGTGACTTCACAGCCCTTATTCATACAAGATACGGGATTCTACTCGGGGATCAACTTGCAAAAAACCTTGACGTCAATGTGGGAGACCGGGTTGATGCTGTTTTTCCGGGCTCGCAAACAACTTCTTTCAAGGTCATAGGTCTTTTTCATACTGGAACTTCTGCAGACGAGGTAACAGCCTATGCAAGGCTCGATTCGGCTCAGGATTTTTTCAATGAACCGGGAGTTGTAAGCAATATAGGAGTCAGAGTAGCAGACCCTTACCAGGCAGATGCTATTGCATCTTCGATTGAAGGAGAAACCAGACTTGATGCTGTAAGCTGGGGCGAAGCAAACTCTGAAATCCTCAGCTTCTTAGATATCCAGAAGGTCTCTGTAAATATTTTATACTTCCTGATTTACGCAATTGCAGGCTTTGGAATTGCAAACACTCTGATCACTGTCGTTGCTCAGAGAACCAGGGAAATAGGTATCCTGAAAGCTATGGGAACTTCGAGAAAGAGCATTATGGCTATCTTTCTTTTCCAATCCATGATCATTGGAGTAATAGGCCTGATGTTCGGTACAATTCTCGGTTATATTTCGATAATTGCGCTCCAGAACTATGAAATAGAAGTCCCACCGGAGACGTATTTCGGGCTTCAGACCCTTCCTATTGAAATTGAACCGCTCAATTTCTTGTATGCGGCTTTCTTTGCTTTTATTGTCAACATCTTCTCAGGAATCTATCCTGCGCAGAAGGCTGCAAAACTTGACTCTGTAAAAGCCATTGAAAGTGCCTGA
- a CDS encoding ABC transporter permease produces MSYELLIALRQIRARKFQTLLSVGAIALAVMILTISHSIMVGVTEEFYNTSVDKIPHVSVSPEEGEDYIYLYDTLIERISSIEGIAAVSPFLTGQASLKFKDNSLNSEIRGIIPSQENEIGSIEEDMVEGSFQELEFSRNTVVIGSKLAEKLEVNLGDFINVSFPNANPLSLRVVGIFHTGSSLDESLTYTSLHTAQQFYDASNVVNGISVRLSDFNRDREIANEIKKLGYNAEGWTETYSAILRTLALESTTDNIIYGLVVVIASFGVVSTLNLSVISATSQIGMLRAMGAPVSSIQKIFIFQSGILGLLGALIGTFAGILIALTIGQYEIQPDSSDVYGSISFIPVAVHLMDTLFIIFAVFLLNLITGVYPARHAAKVDPIKAITSK; encoded by the coding sequence ATGAGTTATGAACTTTTAATTGCTCTCAGACAGATCAGGGCAAGAAAATTCCAGACTCTACTTTCGGTAGGAGCAATAGCTCTAGCTGTAATGATACTTACAATTTCCCATTCTATTATGGTAGGTGTTACAGAGGAGTTTTATAACACGTCGGTGGACAAAATTCCTCATGTCTCGGTCTCTCCAGAAGAAGGTGAGGATTACATCTATCTCTATGACACTTTGATAGAAAGGATTAGCTCAATTGAAGGAATTGCTGCAGTTTCTCCTTTCCTTACAGGTCAGGCTTCTTTGAAATTCAAGGACAATTCCCTTAATTCTGAGATTAGAGGTATAATCCCTTCACAGGAAAATGAAATTGGATCTATCGAAGAAGATATGGTTGAGGGCAGTTTCCAGGAACTGGAATTCTCGAGAAATACGGTGGTTATAGGTTCAAAGCTTGCGGAAAAACTTGAGGTTAATCTGGGGGACTTCATAAATGTGTCTTTTCCGAATGCAAATCCCCTCTCTTTAAGAGTTGTGGGGATCTTCCATACGGGGTCTTCTCTTGACGAGTCCCTGACATATACTTCCCTGCATACTGCCCAACAATTCTATGATGCCTCGAACGTGGTTAATGGGATTTCTGTTCGTCTCAGTGATTTTAACAGGGATAGGGAAATTGCAAACGAGATCAAAAAACTTGGTTATAATGCAGAAGGCTGGACAGAGACATATTCTGCAATCCTCCGCACCCTTGCTCTCGAAAGCACTACAGACAATATCATATACGGGCTTGTTGTTGTCATAGCCTCCTTTGGCGTTGTCAGTACACTGAATCTTTCGGTTATCAGTGCAACGAGTCAGATAGGTATGCTTCGCGCTATGGGTGCACCGGTCTCAAGCATCCAGAAAATTTTCATATTCCAGAGCGGGATTCTTGGCCTTCTGGGCGCTCTTATCGGCACTTTTGCAGGAATTCTTATAGCTCTGACAATAGGACAGTATGAGATCCAGCCAGATTCATCCGATGTTTACGGAAGTATTTCCTTCATCCCTGTTGCCGTGCACCTTATGGATACTTTATTCATCATTTTTGCCGTTTTTCTGCTTAATCTGATTACAGGAGTTTATCCTGCGCGGCATGCGGCAAAAGTGGACCCTATAAAAGCTATTACTTCAAAGTGA
- a CDS encoding ATP-binding cassette domain-containing protein: MSFTVRKGEIFSFLGPNGAGKSTVINILTTLLPMQKGRVTIAGYDLRTEPEKVRESIGIVFQELTLDRDMTVREILEYHGRLYSMPKAQRQSCVDKLLSLVELEAKRNVLTRYLSGGMKRRLEIARGLMTRPRVLFMDEPTIGLDPQTRIRIWDYVKDINRQGTTIFLTTHYMDEADQLSDRISIIDHGEIIVTGKPWELKNALGEDLIYLETSDNREASSLLEKLDTVKGVRGKSKGIIAMVNVDGTYLLPEIMDKLRNGGIKIRAVNLKKPSMDDVFVHYTGRELRDTGRGPSTGTEKTIVANQEGVK, encoded by the coding sequence ATCAGTTTTACGGTAAGAAAAGGGGAGATATTTTCTTTTCTCGGGCCAAACGGGGCTGGGAAAAGTACTGTAATTAATATTCTTACCACTCTCCTGCCTATGCAGAAAGGAAGAGTAACTATTGCAGGCTATGATTTGAGAACCGAGCCTGAAAAAGTCAGGGAATCAATAGGGATTGTCTTTCAAGAGTTGACTCTTGATAGGGATATGACTGTTCGTGAGATTCTGGAATACCACGGAAGGCTTTATTCCATGCCAAAAGCTCAAAGGCAGTCGTGTGTTGACAAATTGCTCAGTCTGGTAGAGCTTGAAGCAAAGAGGAATGTCCTGACAAGATATCTGAGCGGTGGAATGAAGCGCAGGCTTGAGATTGCAAGGGGGCTCATGACACGTCCGAGAGTGCTTTTCATGGACGAGCCTACAATCGGGCTTGACCCTCAAACAAGAATAAGAATCTGGGATTACGTAAAGGACATCAACCGGCAGGGCACAACAATTTTCCTGACAACCCATTACATGGACGAAGCCGACCAGCTCAGTGACAGGATAAGCATCATAGATCATGGGGAAATCATTGTCACAGGCAAACCCTGGGAGTTAAAAAATGCACTTGGTGAAGATCTTATATATCTCGAAACAAGTGATAACAGGGAAGCTTCCAGCCTGTTAGAGAAACTTGATACCGTAAAGGGGGTTCGAGGCAAATCAAAAGGAATAATTGCTATGGTCAATGTGGACGGTACCTACCTGCTGCCTGAGATCATGGATAAACTTCGGAACGGGGGAATTAAGATCAGGGCCGTAAACCTTAAAAAGCCATCAATGGATGACGTTTTTGTCCATTATACCGGAAGGGAGCTAAGGGATACAGGGAGAGGGCCAAGTACAGGGACCGAAAAAACAATTGTGGCAAACCAGGAAGGCGTTAAGTGA
- a CDS encoding ABC transporter permease, producing MHKGFLTIYWRDMLRFVRFRTLLFTSLVQPALWLAFFGVAMSNNFERLTATMQVIPGVRAVGYLTFIGAGVIAMTTLFTSLFGGTVLLFDKNWGLMRETLSSPLPRIHIIIGIGLSAMTKSFIQATVIMVFGLLLGVQFFEGYTAIQVLVSLFGIMLFIGAFSLGFLFLSAAIAITMESPEGMQAVITLLTMPFFFTSNALYPANSFPPVLRALSTVNPLTHLVSGIRYFAIGSEFSSIGLLYTYTQGEVIVSFLALLAFAGIMFLIARWRFTRVTVT from the coding sequence ATGCATAAAGGCTTTCTTACTATATACTGGCGTGACATGTTGAGGTTTGTCCGGTTCCGAACTCTCCTGTTTACTTCCCTTGTCCAGCCTGCACTCTGGTTAGCTTTTTTCGGAGTAGCAATGTCAAACAACTTTGAAAGGCTTACTGCAACAATGCAAGTTATTCCCGGGGTGAGGGCTGTGGGATACCTGACATTCATAGGTGCAGGCGTAATTGCCATGACCACGCTTTTTACAAGTCTTTTTGGAGGAACAGTGCTGCTGTTTGACAAAAACTGGGGGCTTATGCGTGAGACCCTTTCAAGTCCTCTGCCAAGAATTCATATAATCATAGGGATAGGACTTTCTGCCATGACAAAATCCTTTATCCAGGCCACTGTGATCATGGTTTTTGGGCTTTTACTGGGAGTCCAGTTTTTTGAAGGATACACAGCAATACAGGTTCTGGTTTCACTCTTTGGGATCATGCTTTTCATAGGGGCGTTTTCTCTCGGGTTTCTTTTTCTTTCGGCTGCAATAGCAATAACAATGGAAAGCCCGGAAGGAATGCAGGCTGTAATAACCCTGCTTACCATGCCTTTCTTTTTCACGAGCAATGCACTTTACCCTGCAAATTCCTTTCCTCCCGTGCTCCGGGCTCTGTCAACAGTCAATCCGCTCACACACCTTGTCAGCGGGATCAGGTATTTTGCAATAGGGAGCGAATTCTCGTCAATTGGACTCCTCTATACCTACACTCAGGGAGAGGTTATTGTCTCCTTCCTGGCTCTCCTGGCTTTTGCGGGGATAATGTTTCTTATTGCAAGGTGGAGGTTTACCAGGGTTACAGTTACATAA
- a CDS encoding HD domain-containing protein encodes MSSDNESSEAGQSAERVFPEPLSLKDLYHIYGIERSHADNVARNALELFDILNSIHGLDSEMRNLVETAALTHDIGVAVDFENHHKAGRNILFIHPPLEVPERFRPVVAWTAFLHKKSVDKEKVKKLKGKDFGKMPEDLQELTLKVAALIRLADALDYSRMESRLGKVTFGKRSIRLEIEGQGAGIDAERMAKKGDLWHLLYNTRLEFRPVPKK; translated from the coding sequence GTGAGTTCAGATAACGAATCTTCAGAAGCTGGTCAGTCCGCAGAGAGAGTATTTCCCGAGCCATTGTCTCTGAAGGACCTTTACCACATATATGGAATTGAACGTAGCCATGCCGATAATGTGGCCAGGAACGCTCTTGAGTTATTTGACATTCTTAATTCTATACATGGACTGGACTCCGAAATGCGGAACCTGGTAGAAACAGCTGCTCTTACTCACGATATAGGAGTAGCAGTAGATTTTGAAAATCATCACAAAGCAGGAAGGAACATTTTATTCATTCACCCGCCTTTAGAGGTGCCTGAAAGATTCAGGCCTGTTGTTGCCTGGACTGCTTTCCTGCATAAAAAGAGTGTAGATAAAGAGAAAGTTAAGAAACTTAAAGGAAAGGACTTCGGGAAAATGCCCGAGGATCTTCAGGAGCTTACCCTGAAAGTGGCTGCTCTTATCCGGCTTGCTGATGCCCTTGATTACAGCAGAATGGAAAGCAGACTCGGAAAAGTCACCTTCGGGAAGCGGAGTATCAGGCTCGAGATCGAGGGGCAGGGAGCTGGGATTGACGCAGAAAGAATGGCAAAGAAAGGTGATCTATGGCACCTTCTCTACAATACCCGGCTTGAGTTCAGACCTGTACCGAAGAAGTAA
- a CDS encoding histidine phosphatase family protein: MGHLILVRHGEPGLKPEERLAGWVDISLSRKGIEEALQCAAELEKFELDLAFASNLVRTQETLFLILSGQKKTGVVVHESTGNEGNPGKTDWYSYPEKLGKKLIPIYFTPYLNERYYGKLQGRKKQKMEEKYGAEKLASWRWNFQPGPPDGESLKVVYERAVPYFKEKILPAVKAGKNVLVCAHQGSLRALVKYIEGISDEDIKKVRFSTGELTIYQYSEGKLTRENTEMNPETKRNL, translated from the coding sequence ATGGGTCATCTTATACTTGTCAGGCATGGAGAACCTGGATTAAAGCCCGAAGAAAGGCTTGCCGGCTGGGTGGATATTTCTCTCAGCAGGAAAGGGATCGAAGAGGCTCTTCAATGTGCAGCAGAGCTTGAAAAGTTCGAACTGGACCTTGCTTTTGCCTCAAACCTTGTGCGGACGCAGGAAACACTTTTCTTAATATTGTCCGGACAGAAGAAAACAGGGGTTGTTGTCCATGAGAGTACAGGGAATGAAGGAAATCCAGGGAAAACGGACTGGTACTCGTATCCTGAAAAACTCGGTAAAAAACTTATCCCGATTTATTTCACGCCTTATTTAAACGAGCGTTACTACGGTAAGCTCCAGGGCAGGAAAAAACAGAAAATGGAAGAAAAATACGGAGCCGAAAAACTTGCCTCCTGGAGGTGGAACTTTCAGCCAGGTCCACCTGACGGAGAAAGTCTTAAAGTCGTGTACGAACGTGCAGTGCCTTATTTCAAGGAGAAAATCCTGCCTGCTGTAAAGGCAGGAAAAAATGTGCTGGTTTGTGCTCACCAGGGCAGTCTGAGAGCTCTGGTCAAATATATAGAAGGGATTTCCGATGAGGATATCAAGAAAGTCAGGTTTTCCACAGGCGAACTTACGATATATCAGTATTCAGAAGGCAAGCTAACCCGGGAAAACACTGAGATGAACCCTGAGACTAAAAGGAACCTCTGA
- a CDS encoding SagB/ThcOx family dehydrogenase — protein MGNQGLTDLPMKVKLPEPEAADRSHIEELIAKRRSVRRYKDKELSESVISRLLWAAQGVSSKEGLRTAPSAGALYPLEIHVVAGEDGKLEPGIYRYISEGHTLVREIAGDMRERLSKAALSQPMIRSAPVSFVISAVYPRITGKYGSRGLRYAYMEAGHTAQNICLLGVELGIGTCTVGAFEDEEVRKVLKLPANEDPLYILPLGYI, from the coding sequence ATGGGAAATCAAGGTCTTACAGACCTGCCAATGAAAGTCAAACTGCCTGAGCCAGAAGCTGCGGATAGAAGCCATATCGAAGAACTCATTGCAAAGCGGAGGTCCGTAAGAAGATATAAAGACAAGGAACTCTCCGAGTCCGTTATTTCTCGCTTGCTCTGGGCTGCTCAGGGTGTAAGTTCTAAGGAAGGTTTAAGGACCGCACCCTCTGCGGGTGCGCTTTACCCTCTTGAAATTCATGTAGTTGCCGGAGAAGATGGAAAGCTTGAACCTGGAATTTACAGGTACATTTCTGAAGGCCATACGCTTGTCCGAGAAATTGCAGGTGATATGAGGGAGAGGCTTTCAAAAGCTGCTCTTTCCCAGCCCATGATCCGGAGTGCTCCCGTTTCATTTGTAATCTCCGCGGTTTATCCGAGGATAACAGGCAAATACGGTAGTCGAGGTCTTCGTTATGCCTATATGGAAGCAGGGCACACTGCACAGAACATATGTCTACTTGGAGTGGAGCTCGGGATAGGAACCTGTACAGTAGGAGCTTTTGAGGACGAAGAGGTAAGAAAAGTGCTGAAACTGCCAGCAAACGAAGATCCTCTTTATATTCTGCCTCTGGGTTATATTTGA
- a CDS encoding metal-sulfur cluster assembly factor → MLRFWEIYLILSTFLLNGKHKIALDPYLKGEGTIVTKEEVIEVLKTCYDPEIPINIIDLGLVYGVEVEGDLVHIKMTLTMPGCPMGELIIENVKRKVEAIEGVKEAKIELVWDPPWTPDRISEEAMKRITK, encoded by the coding sequence ATGTTGAGGTTCTGGGAAATTTATTTAATTCTATCCACCTTTTTATTAAATGGAAAGCATAAAATTGCTCTAGATCCATACCTTAAGGGAGAGGGTACCATCGTTACGAAAGAAGAAGTTATCGAAGTTCTAAAGACATGCTATGATCCTGAAATTCCGATAAACATTATTGACCTTGGACTTGTTTATGGGGTAGAAGTAGAAGGAGATTTGGTCCATATCAAAATGACTCTAACTATGCCTGGCTGTCCTATGGGAGAGCTTATTATAGAGAATGTGAAGCGAAAGGTTGAGGCAATAGAAGGAGTAAAAGAAGCAAAAATAGAGCTTGTTTGGGACCCACCGTGGACTCCTGACAGAATTTCGGAAGAGGCAATGAAGCGGATTACAAAATAA
- a CDS encoding ferredoxin codes for MADSSDKVVENIPGPYYCDYNCIACNLCVDTAPENFKMNDDESNAYVYKQPENDEEKELCEEALEACPVSAIGNDG; via the coding sequence ATAGCCGATAGTTCAGATAAAGTTGTTGAAAATATTCCAGGACCTTATTATTGTGACTATAACTGTATAGCCTGTAATCTCTGTGTGGATACTGCACCTGAAAACTTCAAGATGAATGACGACGAATCCAATGCCTATGTATATAAGCAGCCTGAAAATGATGAAGAAAAAGAACTTTGTGAAGAAGCGTTAGAAGCCTGCCCGGTTAGCGCAATAGGAAATGACGGCTAA
- a CDS encoding helix-turn-helix domain-containing protein: MLKAYKYRIYPTKGQKKLIKVHFGACRFVYNWALEQKIKTKSISSTGGLKAL, encoded by the coding sequence ATGTTAAAAGCCTACAAGTATCGAATTTACCCTACTAAAGGCCAGAAAAAACTTATAAAAGTTCATTTTGGAGCCTGTAGATTTGTCTATAATTGGGCTTTAGAACAGAAAATAAAAACTAAATCAATCTCAAGCACAGGCGGTTTGAAGGCACTCTGA
- a CDS encoding winged helix-turn-helix domain-containing protein encodes MEMANENSETYYREELHSIKEEVTSLRNEFSRFLQKANQQHIEEMIGEMRKSFMKPMVDYLCEDASEIMHTRMTTDCGMRDFCEKAFRELLHETAGLVGRGRIEAETIKLYRDRLEELKKESKNSNCSKCFSEATNLFEKQVKLMRSLQIYEEKGEEDKKIDISEIEPEKLVTEVCEPIANRQRLLMLKALSGESKTFSELSKLTGLRGGNLLFHLQKLLETGMILQRNERGDYIITRKGYSTLQGLSKIYSEIENE; translated from the coding sequence ATGGAGATGGCTAACGAAAATTCCGAGACTTATTACCGGGAGGAACTTCACTCAATTAAGGAAGAAGTAACATCCTTGCGGAACGAGTTCTCACGGTTTTTGCAGAAAGCAAACCAGCAGCATATTGAAGAAATGATTGGGGAGATGAGAAAGAGCTTCATGAAGCCCATGGTAGACTATCTCTGTGAGGACGCAAGCGAGATAATGCATACCCGGATGACAACAGACTGCGGGATGCGGGATTTTTGTGAAAAGGCTTTTCGTGAGCTCTTGCATGAAACCGCAGGGCTTGTTGGAAGAGGCAGGATCGAAGCTGAAACCATAAAGCTGTACAGGGACAGGCTGGAAGAATTAAAAAAGGAATCTAAAAACTCAAATTGCAGCAAGTGTTTTTCGGAAGCTACGAATCTTTTTGAAAAGCAGGTCAAACTTATGCGCTCGCTCCAGATTTATGAGGAAAAAGGTGAAGAGGACAAAAAAATCGACATCAGCGAAATTGAGCCTGAAAAGCTGGTCACTGAAGTCTGCGAGCCGATAGCAAACCGACAGCGTCTACTAATGCTCAAAGCGCTTTCAGGGGAAAGCAAGACGTTTTCCGAACTTTCCAAACTTACAGGCCTACGCGGCGGAAATCTGCTTTTTCATCTTCAGAAACTCCTTGAAACAGGAATGATTTTACAGCGAAATGAACGGGGAGACTATATTATTACCAGGAAAGGTTACTCCACCCTGCAAGGGCTTTCCAAAATCTATTCTGAAATTGAGAATGAATAA
- a CDS encoding CoA-binding protein has translation MEPTTSERENFWNAKTYAFITDHTKPAMKWAISELKNRGKDVYIIDLSDKPESGSLRTVSELPAGLDRAVLGVTITDPGNFIPALKEKGITKIWLHWRTETEKAMDTCKAEGLECMTEHCPMMYLGNGFSIHGIHRAIAKMMGKY, from the coding sequence ATGGAACCAACGACATCCGAAAGGGAAAACTTCTGGAACGCAAAAACCTATGCATTCATCACTGACCATACAAAACCTGCAATGAAGTGGGCTATATCCGAACTTAAAAACCGGGGCAAAGATGTCTATATCATCGACCTTTCAGACAAGCCGGAATCCGGTTCTTTAAGAACAGTCTCCGAACTTCCAGCCGGCCTTGACCGCGCCGTACTGGGCGTCACAATAACCGACCCTGGAAACTTTATTCCTGCCCTGAAGGAGAAAGGCATCACTAAAATCTGGCTTCACTGGAGAACAGAAACCGAAAAAGCTATGGACACATGCAAGGCAGAAGGTCTCGAATGCATGACCGAACATTGCCCGATGATGTACCTCGGAAACGGATTCAGTATACATGGGATACACAGGGCGATTGCGAAGATGATGGGAAAGTATTGA
- a CDS encoding P-type ATPase, whose translation MAFMNTSVTRGHGEMIVTTTGMGTEMGNIADLLNKTEAAKKHPYKSSSID comes from the coding sequence ATGGCGTTCATGAATACTTCGGTCACTCGCGGACATGGAGAGATGATCGTCACCACCACCGGTATGGGCACAGAGATGGGGAATATCGCGGACTTGCTAAACAAAACCGAGGCGGCAAAAAAACACCCTTACAAAAGCAGCTCGATCGACTAA
- a CDS encoding P-type ATPase, with product MLVSLTVFNAVLGLRVESKAEASLAALAGTMKNVVRVRREGEVKEIEAEGLVPGDIVLMEAGNVVSADGRLFVAATIEIEEAALTGESVATLKDTATITVPRFPWATA from the coding sequence GTGCTGGTGAGCCTGACCGTCTTTAACGCGGTTCTGGGTCTGCGTGTGGAGTCAAAGGCCGAAGCCAGCCTGGCGGCATTGGCCGGGACAATGAAGAACGTTGTCCGTGTGCGTCGGGAAGGCGAGGTAAAAGAAATCGAGGCCGAAGGACTGGTGCCCGGCGACATTGTGTTGATGGAGGCTGGCAATGTTGTTTCTGCCGATGGCCGTCTGTTCGTGGCGGCCACGATAGAGATTGAGGAAGCCGCCCTCACCGGCGAGAGCGTCGCCACTCTGAAGGACACCGCTACCATTACAGTTCCGAGGTTTCCCTGGGCGACCGCGTGA
- a CDS encoding polyphosphate kinase 2 family protein has protein sequence MANIIEELLDVLMVPPDKKIDLKKDYDPGFTGKWMKKEEAEKTLAEGIQILSEMQDKLWAQNQYAVLIILQALDAAGKDGTIKHVMSGVNPQGVDVHSFKVPSSEELDHDYLWRNFKALPSRGRIGIFNRSYYEEVLVVRVHPEFLANQQLPPDLKDEHIWSRRFEEINNFEKYLVNNGIIVVKFFLYVSKDVQKERFLERTLMPEKNWKFSAADIKERAFWDDYIAAYEDMFNHTSTEWAPWYIVPADHKWFTRLAVGAVLYNTMKNLNLDYPTVSEEQKQALLVATEELEREDGGVKDKAVLKAEEKAAADHEVTAASSAVTEDEVKKRGKKEGKKKGKKKR, from the coding sequence ATGGCAAACATAATAGAAGAATTGCTGGACGTCCTGATGGTCCCGCCCGACAAGAAAATCGACCTGAAGAAGGACTATGACCCCGGATTTACCGGCAAATGGATGAAGAAAGAAGAGGCCGAAAAGACCCTGGCCGAAGGCATCCAGATACTGTCTGAGATGCAAGACAAGCTCTGGGCCCAGAACCAGTACGCTGTGCTCATAATCCTTCAGGCCCTCGATGCAGCCGGCAAAGACGGCACTATCAAGCACGTCATGTCAGGAGTCAACCCGCAGGGCGTTGATGTCCACAGTTTCAAGGTACCTTCCAGCGAGGAACTGGACCACGATTATTTATGGCGCAACTTCAAGGCCCTGCCCTCTCGCGGCCGCATCGGGATTTTCAACCGTTCCTACTATGAAGAAGTCCTGGTCGTGCGCGTACATCCTGAGTTTCTCGCCAACCAGCAACTACCCCCTGATCTGAAAGACGAGCATATATGGAGTCGACGCTTCGAGGAGATCAACAACTTCGAGAAGTATCTGGTTAACAACGGCATCATTGTCGTCAAGTTCTTCCTGTACGTGTCCAAGGATGTTCAGAAGGAGCGTTTCCTGGAGCGGACACTGATGCCGGAAAAGAACTGGAAATTCTCCGCAGCCGACATAAAAGAGCGCGCATTTTGGGACGATTATATCGCCGCCTACGAAGACATGTTCAACCATACAAGTACTGAGTGGGCGCCCTGGTACATTGTGCCTGCCGATCACAAATGGTTCACGCGGCTGGCCGTGGGAGCCGTTCTCTACAACACGATGAAGAACCTCAACCTGGATTATCCTACCGTCAGCGAGGAGCAGAAACAAGCTTTACTTGTGGCTACGGAGGAACTCGAAAGAGAGGACGGTGGCGTGAAAGATAAAGCCGTCTTAAAGGCTGAAGAGAAGGCAGCTGCCGATCATGAAGTTACGGCTGCGAGCAGTGCGGTCACCGAGGACGAAGTTAAAAAGAGGGGAAAAAAGGAAGGCAAGAAAAAAGGCAAGAAGAAAAGGTAA